GAGTGTTTTCAATACAGTGACCCTGTGACAGCAAGCACATATACACATCTAACCCCATGGCAATAACTGGTGCTATGAAAATAATAATGCTGACAAAGgagaaacaacaaaacaacaaaaacgcaCTTACATTTAGTTTCTCCATGGCACGAGCAGCCATGCTTGCATCCCTGAAGTTAACGAAGGCACAGAATCTCTCATGCAGCACACGGATACTCTCAATTTCACCATACCTTCAATACAAGGAGACACAAGCAGACCAGTCAACAACTGCAGTTTTAACTTAGCTCCCCACATTTTTTGTATAGGGATATTGTGTTTAAATGATAACATTTTGTACCAGAATAGGatcttacattttaaaaaggtccCTTAAGTGTTTCTCAGTTAATTCAGTTGTCACATTTCCCACCCAGAGGGATTGACAGGGAGTTCTGCAAGAGAGAGAATGTCACCAagagtgcttttaaaaaaaaaaaaaaaaaaaaaaaaaatctaattcatCAACAACTCTATTTTTGACTGCTCAATTACAGTCACCTACCCTGGTTGCACAACAGATGAATCTGTGCTCCCAGCTGCTGCTGAGGAAAGAAAAAGCATCAACAAGAGAATACATCGGAAAATCAGTTGTATGATTTTTGCTTTAAACTTATTTGATCCAGAAGAAAAACTGTTGGTCATTTTTTTGGCCTTACTTTTGGCTGCTTCAGAATAATATGCCAGAACACCCTGCACTGTTGAAAATCTATCTAACAGCAAGACACTCTGCACTTCTTCAAAGCCCAGTTCCtgaggaagaaagagagaaactcAAATTACCACCACAAGGGTGTATGCCATCCGTCTGCCATTTGGCAGAGACTTTACAACCATGGCTGTGTACACTTGATCCTTGAACATTATGGCATCTTATCCATTTCTTAGTtatggcaaaaataaaaaaataaataaattgtgtgtTGAGGTGGTCACAGCGACCTTAACCTCTGAGTACAGAATCCAAGCAGTTCATTGCCAAGTGTGAGTAAATGTGCCAaatatttaccaaaaaaaaaaaaaaaaaaaaaatccctttaaaGCAATCCTAATACAACAGACTAACAAGAAGTAGACTGATTTTAGTTCACTGTGACCTTGACACCAAAATTCCAGTCGGCTCATCGAGTAAATGTTTGTGCCAAAATGCCTCTAATAGTGGAAAAGAGGaacttgaaagaaaaaaagcacttcCTTGGGTCACAGCTGTCATTGGGAGAAGGCATACAAATAATACGTGTCACATCTACAGAGCTTTTGTGTGTAGGCGTTACCATTAACTGCAGCACTTTGCAGTTAAATAGATTATTGACAGCCTCCTCGCAGTCTTTGTCCAGCTTCAGCACCTGCTCCATAGCCTTTTCTGCCTCACTGTACCGctacaacacacacagagtgagtGAGTTAATACTAATGCTTAACGCTTTTTCGGTAGATTATTTACTCGACTACAAGCTATTACAAGCTTGTACCAACCTTCATGCCCATGAGGGCACTGCCCTTGCGGAAGTATCCTTTGGGCCAGTCTGGGGCCAGCTGAATGGAGCGTTCAGCATCTGCCAGGGCCTGAGGATACTGCTCCAAGCAGTAATAGCAATAAGAGCGATTCCCAAAGAATCTACAcgacattaaaaaaattaataaataaatgaattaatattatgtgaaatgtgcatttcttTTGTAATGCCCAAGTCGTGACCACAGAAGCTGTACCTGTAATCTTTGGGATCACATTTTATGGCTTCTGTAAACATACTGGCTGCTTGTGCATACTGCCCCTCTTGCACCAGCTTTATCCCTTTTTCTGCAGGACAtaaagatttgtttttaaacattcCCAAAGGCTCAAATGACCGCAGTGCTGTATGCTGACATGCTTTCAGAATGAATGTGTAATCAATGTCCTCGAAGCCTTTGTTTCCATTTCCATGAATAACTTTTAAAGTTTCAATTCTTTACCTGTCAGTGATGCACTTTTCTTGGTCATGGTGTCAGTTCCATTTGtctgaacaaaacaaagaagaaaaaaaaaagtatatatatatcattttcatcactttaTACTCATGAAAATGTGTATTTacactacaaacacacacacagctttcaTCAAATCTTTCATGGTCCATAGTCCACTTTCCCCACATATCAGACTTTGAACTAACACAGGAACACCACCTCAGCAAGAACTATTATATATGGGCGTTTTTGCTATAGCTGCTTCTCTTAGACCATCTGTTAGCATTCACCTCTCTCCTGGCTTCATTCTCCTTGTTTTCTTTGGACTTTCGACTTGATCCTTTGGGTTTGATATGGCTAGCAGCATTTGCAAAGAAGGCACTGCTGACATCCCACTCTGGCTCCTGTGGGACACAAAGTCAGACACTAGTGTTAAATCATGTGCCATCCAGGCCTACAAGCACACAGGCTTTCACTTGAAACGCTTCTATTAATTCATTGTCTTGAGGCCTGTGATGATAGCTaatgactaaaaataaaaacaatggctTATTCACACATGGATAATAAACTAGTGTAGTGCCCCAACCTCCTCAGCAGATCTGGCTTGGGTCTCCTGATATCCTGAAGGAGCAATAGCAGGAGTAGCAAGATCTTTAGAGCAGGCCTCCGATTTCCCCTCCTCTTCTTTCTGCGCCCTTTGTTTCTCGTCTTCACCCCCAACTTCTGCTTCGGAATCGCTCTCGTCTAGTTCAGATTCTGCACCTCCATCCTCTTCGTCATCCTAATGTGGAGGAAGAGCTGAATATTTAGATTTTCACCCCACAGAGGCTAAAGGAGGGTGCGCTTCCAAGGGGAATATTAAAATCTTTACCTGTTCAGCATTGTGATTTTGCTTATTTTGCTCCTGCTTCTTACGTTTTCGACGGCGCTGAAATGGATGCACAGGTACACTTCAGAAAACGAATGAATGCATATAGATTTCCAGCAAGATAGGCTTTTCCTCTCACCTTCCTCTTGGCTTTGCGTCGCTCTGCCTTCCGTCTTGCTTTCTCCTCATCACTCAACTCCTCCTCTCCATTTAATGCATCCtagaaaaccaaacattcagAGAAATGGATCATTAATGTCCTCACCCTTACAGTCCTCACTAGGTCCTGTGAGCCTGACACCAATTGTTTACCTGCGCAATGGTGGCACTTGGGTCAGGGTTTGTAGCACCACAGTCCATCTGCTCCTCCTGGACCACAGGACCTTCAGGAAATACACaaaatgaaatctttttttttttaaagaaacagctACACTCTTGTTCCTATGAGCCATactgtattaaaaaataataatcatcagAATGTAGCTAGATAAGGACACACTTTTCTTCCCCACCACCCCACTCAGCAACATAGCTTGACAcgccatttaaaatttccttCCCTGTCAGGGGAAAAGGGAAAAGACTTTCTGTGAAAATGCATAGTGTAATATGAGACGAGATGGGCAGAACCATCGTTTAATATGACCGCACGCTTCTCTTTCCTTTACTCATTTCAGCCTCTATCAACCAAGAAAAGGTTAAAAGCAAGCAGCAGGCATCCCCTGCAGCAAAGGAGAGTACAAAAACTCTGTTCCAACATTTTCAAGTTACCTTAATGTGTTATATTAAAGAGTCCTCTGTGTGTTAGGTTAGCCTGTCTCATTTATATTCCGGTCTAACCACAATGACCAGTGATGATGTGCCAAATTTTTAAACAACACTGGGTGGAGACAGGAAGGATTATGTAATCCTTTCTTATATGAACCACCAGGAAAagcatgtaaaataaaataaaggaaacaGAACTGAAAATTGCTCAGAGACGCCAAATCAGGTTGTTTCTTTGAGAGGCATTTAGTAATAATTATCTTTAGCACTGCCACAAGCCCGCCACACAACACATACAGCTGCCCTGAGTACTGCTTTCTGAGAAGCTGGAGTACtgagaagaggggaaaaaaggaaagccACTGCTCTAAATGTGGGATTTTGTGTACATACGcttgggggagggggggcagCTTATTTGATCAAGCCAAAACTGTAGTCGTTTAGGTCAAACTGCAGCAGACACACGACAAGACAAAAGGAAGCAAAGTAGTGGACTACGCCGGAATACATGTGGTGTCATGTTTCTATTTGATGAGCAAAGATTTCCAGAGAGTGACAAATCCCATACTTGGTCTCTTACTCATGTTGTGACTTGTGAAGCATTGACAGGAGAGTTTTACACTTTACATTCAACTGTTATGAATTTCATACAACAAAACTAGACACACCAAGTAGCTACTCAACTTCCTGATTCTGTGTATGCCTGTCCTTTAGTGGTGCTGTccatattttaaacaatatgTAAAAAACATAGGAAAATAAAAGTCACTGTAATTGTATGGAATTGGAATTCCATGTGAATTCAAGTAcatccggggggggggggggtgtcttcaCATATAAATGTCTCTCACTGGCTTTGTTAAAGAGCCAGTCTGTCATCACAATGCGCCTCCAAGGATGCATAGTGACAGCAAGGAATTTCAGTTGTGTGCGCCTGACTCACTGCTCAAATGTCAAGAAATAAGCACTGTTAACAACTCCATCTCATTTGAACCAGGCCGTTGGTAAAAATTTTTACCATACTGGAATGTCCTCCAAAAACACAAGTGATACAAGATCGGTAGACACGAGCAACAAGAGAGCCTCTGTTTCTTCACTTCAAGGAAATTTCCTAAATTAGTGTACAGCTGAAAGGTGAGCTCTTTCCACAGGAATGCTAAATAATCACGTACCATCACAGGCTGGAGgactaacaagaaaataaactgcacaGGTCCACACTTTTCTTCACGAAAGCATGACCTTATTATTCAAACAGGCACTGCTTAATCATATGCCAGTGGTTTTAAGTGGTTGTGTAAACCAgttaaacacagaaacatgtaAACAATGTAGGAAATAGAAACAATCacacgttttgttttttgcagagtACATGGCTGCGAGGCACAAATGTTCTGCAGGTATGGCTTTTTATCCACACCTTCACTCTGGGAACAGTTACGAGAATTAAGCATATGCACCACCTACAGACTCTCACACTACCACTGCAAAGCCAGTAATGGTTGGAGTGGCAGGAAACCAAGTCTATAGCACTTTAACTGAACTGCTTCATCAGTGAGATTACTAACtgacactgttaaaaaaaaatgctagaaATCTTTCACTGTTCTGTAGTATCTAAGCTCTTTATTACACCTTCACAGAGGTGTATGGATCTGGATCTAAGAATGAAGGAATGCAAACCAGTCTCTTTTGCAAATAGATATTTCCCTACTTTTGGATGATAAACTCGGGAATTCCCACATTCATATATTaagaaataaacataatttGAAACTGCTGCCTGCTACAAcacatactttattcatcccattttgtttgtgtgtatttctcATCTAATATTCCCACGCTTTCCATAAATGCTAATAGGATTACTCACACCAGATGTGTACTCAAATACTAAGTAATGCTAAAGTTGGCAAGGCATGCctaaaagtttttaaatgtcGATGAAGGTGTGTAGATCAGCAGCTGTAGAGAGGAGCCACACATAAGCCAACCTGTTAACATGTTAAGCGAAGAAGAGGAACATGTGGGAACATAACACGTTATTTAAAGACATGTTTTAAGCTCATACAATACTTTCAATCTGCGTATAAACTCGTTCTGTGCTGTGGGGCATGTGCCCCTATCTAAGACATTGTTATCACACTAACACGCACCGAAGAATGCATTtatctttgttttgcttttttatagCACACATTACTTTATCTCTGTCTTTTATACATGGTGTACTTCAGCTTGTAAACTTTATAACTATTTGCTTCGTGAGCGAGAAAGTGTAAGAGAGCGTTTTGGATTTTCTGAGaactctttcctttttttttttactgcgcAAACTTGGAAGCGGTACAGGCGAGGGTGTAACTGCCAAGAGAAGtttcattgtttgaccaagagctCAGTTTGATCACTAGGATAACACAAATGGGAAGCAATATCACAATCACGTCGTTTATGTAACTCACGAGTTAGCTGTCCTCCAAATGTGCCGTGTCACACGCGTTTCGTTATTACGTCCGTGATCGATCTAACCAGTTTAGAAAGTTTCGAAAAGTGGAAGAGAATTCTTACCGCTCCCGAGTCCCAACAGCCTGCATATATCCCTGGTGATTTTCATGAGCGCAACCATCCAGCATTATCGTCCTAAATAGCCCATAAACGTGCTCGGCCAAACGTTCAGGTTAGCACGAACACGTATCTAACATTGGGACAATCGGTATCGAATCTGCGGGAATCTTTGGTGGTTTAATCCACTTCCTGAGCGTCTAACGCCGACGTTGGGTCCACCCTGACTGGCGTCTTAAAGGCACATGACACTGTTATTGATTTCTAAACGGCTGAGACCTTATCAGAGAATGGCTTAACAATGGACCACGTGTTTAAATAACGTTAACAGCGTTAGGTTTAATATCTAATGCAATAGCATGTTTAATTATTATAATGATTATAAACAGATGCAAATATTATAAGATACACTCATTTACTATCCACTAACACAACTTTCCCAAAGAGCCACACGCGAAACTAATAAGTTGATTTCACTCCTGTTGAATATTAATTTTATGTCATTGTTAATTTATTGGGGCAGTTGTgataaattaattatttaaaaaaattattagtTAATAGCTCACTCATGCTGTAATATAATCTCAGTGTAAAtggatgtattttttaaaaaagaagaagaagaagaaaacccccaagatgtctgtgaaggttctcagtcatccaggtcatcgtagtcaaaggagcttgcaaagaaaagcgtctggacttctttaagttacttgaagacgtttcacctctcatccgagaagcttcttcagttctaaggtcaaatggtggagagtcccagatataaacctagtgggagtttccccccacagagggacaaaagcaCCCCCTGATgctcctctaatcgcctgagccaaggtgtgaaactgggtgtgggtcccaatcagccagagtttcgggtgtgttcattgtgaaacctggccccaccttatcatgcgaattcctgagatcagatggcccaggatgtgagtgggcgttaagtcgtctgggaagggatctcaaaactggattatagatggcagagagttggtgtcgtaaacccccgcctctgttcaaagatggtcgctcacagtggacatagatggcttcgttcactcctctttcaaaccatctgtcctctctgtccaaaatgtgaacattggcatcctcgaaagagtgtcctttatccttaagatgcagatggactgctgagtcttgtcctgtggaggtggctcttctgtgttgtgccatgcgcttgtgaagtggctgtttggtctctccaatgtagaggtctgagcattcctcgctgcactgtacagcatacaccacattgttaagtttgtgttttggcgttttgtctttcgggtgaaccagtttttgtctgagcgtgttgctgggtctgaaatacactgggatgtcgtgcttggagaaaactctcctgagtttctctgatacaccggctacataggggatgacaatgttgttgcgtctgtcctccctcgctggtgtctggtcttcttttctgtgcctctttgctgactttaagaacgcccatttaggatagccgcacgttttgagtgcttcctttacatgtgtgtgttccttcttttttccttcaggcttagagggaacatgttctgcccggtggtgtagggtcctaattactccaagtttgtgttccaaagggtgatgggagtcaaagaggaggtactggtccgtgtgtgtgggcttccggtaaacttcgatgttgagtttgccgttctcgtcaatgtgcacagcgcagtccaggaaaggcaaacagttgtcctttgtgtcttccctggtgaacttgatgtttttatccacagcgttaatgtgcgcagtgaaggattccacttcttgtgtcttgattttgacccaggtgtcgtccatatatctgtaccagtggctgggtactcttcctttgaaagagccaagagccttcctttccacttcctccatgtaaaggttggctacaataggtgacacgggggagcccatggcacagccatgtttttgtctgtaaaagccttcgttgtatttgaaatatgtagtggtgaggcagaggtctaacagtgtgcagatctgatcgggtgtgaagttggtcctgtcctccaaggagctgtcttcttgtagtcgttttctgacagtctccacgggctccgtggtgggtatgcaagtgaagagagagactacatcaaaggacaccatggtttcatctagatccagggtaagtttctggaccttgtcggtgaagtcggtggagttcttgatgtggtgtggggtgttccccacgagaggagcaaggatggtagcaaggtgtttagcaatgttataagtggctgagtttatgctactgactatgggtctgagtgggacagcttccttgtggattttaggaagtccatagatgcagggtatggcatcccctgggtaaaggcggtgatatgtaaggcggtcaataattttgtccttttcaaagtcttgaaggcaagctataactttctttttgtagctgcttgtggggtctcgctttaaggcttcgtaggtattgttgtcactgaggagagtagtgatctttgtatggtaatctgtagtgtttaggaccacggtgcatctccccttatcagctggtaaaacagtgatgttgtggtctttgctcagggaagcgacggccttcttttcctgtatcctgtatttcctgtatCCCCCAAGAATATCCTTTCAGGgtgtggaaaagaaaaatcaactttaatttgcatTAATAAGGTTTTAAGATATTTCTAAGCtgttaaaatgattttaataaccAACAAAAGATACATAGTAAAAGATTGAATTTAAAACCGATTAGGTCACATTTTGTGAGTTATCCACCATTAATTTCAGGACAGGACAGGGCATgtctagggttgccaaccgtcccttaaaaaacggaatcgtcccgtatttcgaaacaaaagtacacgtcccgtattgagctaataagggacgcactttgtcccgtaatacagtgagaatcaaaagtagtctataaatgtttatggaattaacactttgtttgaaaacataattcccagcccctctcctgctttgtgaccaatgagctgacaccacacttatgacaattcgagtataacaattcagattaccgctcatctcattggtcgagga
This is a stretch of genomic DNA from Maylandia zebra isolate NMK-2024a linkage group LG13, Mzebra_GT3a, whole genome shotgun sequence. It encodes these proteins:
- the zgc:123010 gene encoding uncharacterized protein zgc:123010 isoform X1; translation: MVALMKITRDICRLLGLGSGPVVQEEQMDCGATNPDPSATIAQDALNGEEELSDEEKARRKAERRKAKRKRRRKRKKQEQNKQNHNAEQDDEEDGGAESELDESDSEAEVGGEDEKQRAQKEEEGKSEACSKDLATPAIAPSGYQETQARSAEEEPEWDVSSAFFANAASHIKPKGSSRKSKENKENEARRETNGTDTMTKKSASLTEKGIKLVQEGQYAQAASMFTEAIKCDPKDYRFFGNRSYCYYCLEQYPQALADAERSIQLAPDWPKGYFRKGSALMGMKRYSEAEKAMEQVLKLDKDCEEAVNNLFNCKVLQLMELGFEEVQSVLLLDRFSTVQGVLAYYSEAAKTAAGSTDSSVVQPGTPCQSLWVGNVTTELTEKHLRDLFKMYGEIESIRVLHERFCAFVNFRDASMAARAMEKLNGHCIENTRLVVRYPDRRTQRSLPIPLKTCLPVTQQGGTAAGPRRRGPVNGDECYFWRTTGCHFGEKCRYKHIPDQKGKDRKPWQP
- the zgc:123010 gene encoding uncharacterized protein zgc:123010 isoform X2, which codes for MVALMKITRDICRLLGLGSGPVVQEEQMDCGATNPDPSATIAQDALNGEEELSDEEKARRKAERRKAKRKRRRKRKKQEQNKQNHNAEQDDEEDGGAESELDESDSEAEVGGEDEKQRAQKEEEGKSEACSKDLATPAIAPSGYQETQARSAEEEPEWDVSSAFFANAASHIKPKGSSRKSKENKENEARRETNGTDTMTKKSASLTEKGIKLVQEGQYAQAASMFTEAIKCDPKDYRFFGNRSYCYYCLEQYPQALADAERSIQLAPDWPKGYFRKGSALMGMKRYSEAEKAMEQVLKLDKDCEEAVNNLFNCKVLQLMELGFEEVQSVLLLDRFSTVQGVLAYYSEAAKTAGSTDSSVVQPGTPCQSLWVGNVTTELTEKHLRDLFKMYGEIESIRVLHERFCAFVNFRDASMAARAMEKLNGHCIENTRLVVRYPDRRTQRSLPIPLKTCLPVTQQGGTAAGPRRRGPVNGDECYFWRTTGCHFGEKCRYKHIPDQKGKDRKPWQP